In Roseibium algicola, the DNA window AACCATCATGCCGATGTAACCGGCAGCTCCCGAGAGGACGGCGCCGATGGCAAATCCGATTGCCGCGGTGCCGGAAAGCAATAGCCAGGCGAGCACGAAAACAACGGCCCCCACAATGGCAATAGTCGTATATTGACGATTGAGATAAGCGCTAGCCCCTTCCTGGATCGCCTCGGCGATCTCCTGCATGCGCGCGTTCCCTGCATCCGCTGCCATAACGGACTGGATGGCCCACGCCCCATAGGCAATGGACAAGAGGCCACAAATGATGACGACAAGCTCGATCATACTTCCTCCCAAAGCTGCGGCGGACTGATTTTCTTGTCGTTTTTTGCCGCCTGACGGCCCTTCACATCAATTCCTCGACGTGAGGGAGGGTAACGATAGCAGCAAAGCGGCGCGCCTCGTCAAGCTCTCACATTGTTTAATTCAAAACTTCCGTTACGGTATTGTTTGATGCAGCGCAGTAATTATGCTGCGCTGACGAAATGGAATTTCGAAGGTACTTTAAGCGGTTGTATCCGCTCTTCTTTCCGCAACTGCAAGCCAGATAAGCAAGCCGATGCAGAGCACCACAAACGGAAACACCAGAAGGGTGACCGTGTTCCAGCCGTAGACATTCAGCAAAGCACCGGACGAGAACGATGCGGCAGCAACAAAGCCGAACACCAGGAAATCGTTGACCGCCTGCACCAGGTTCCGTTCTTCGGGCCGGTAGGTATCCGTCAGCATGGCGGTGGCTCCGATGAAGCCGAAGTTCCAGCCAAGGCCGAGCAGGATCAGCGCGATCCAGAAGTTGGCAAGGTCGACCCCCATCAACGCGACCACGGAACATCCGGCCAGCAGCAGCAGGCCAATCGAGACGATCCGCTCCTTGCCGAAGCGACCGATGAGATTACCCGTGAAGAAACTCGGACCGAACATGGCAAGCACATGCCACTGAATGCCAAGCGTGGCGTCATTCTGCGACAGGCCGCAGCCGATCATGGCCAGCGGCGTGGCCGTCATCACCATGCTCATGAGTGCATAGGAGCAGATACCGCAGGCTGCCGCGACGATGAAACGGCGTTGCGACATGATCTGGCGCAGTGGACGTCCACCCGCCTGGGTATGGCTGTGCCGCTGCGGCTTTGGAATTCGGAGAAAAGCCACGAGGAAAAAGGCAATCAGGGACAAGCCCGCCTGCGCCAGATAGGTTCCGGCGAACAGGATTGGCGAGAACAGGTCCTTGGTGGCGATAACCGTTTGCGGACCAACCACCCCTGCCAGAACACCACCGGCAAGCACCCATGAGATGGCCTTCGGCTTAAAGGCGTCACTTGCCGTGTCTGCTGCAGCAAAGCGATATTGCTGCACGAATGCGCCTGCAAAACCGCTGATGCAGCACCCGAGGGCAAACATCAGAAACTCGTCCTGGAAAACCGCGAATGCCGCCAGCAGCCCGGCGATGGCCCCAAGCAAAGCTGCCCCCATGAAACCGGTCCTGCGGCCGTATCGGCGCATGATCATGCCGGCGGGAATGGTCCCGAAAGCTGTTCCCAGGACCATCGCCGACACGGGCAAGGTCGCCAGAGACTTGTCCGTATCCAGCATCGAATACCCGACCAGCGGCGCCGTTGCGATCACGATCGACGCCGAAGCCCCACCAATTGCCTGAGCCAGAGCCAATAGCAGCGCGTTTCGTTTTGCCAGACTGTCGTCGACAAAGCTATCGGGGGTCGTCACGGTCATTTGGATACTTTCAGGAAGGCAGAAGTTTGCATGGCACATAACACGCCAACAGCCGACCGCGAAAGACCAGAAGTTTCATTTGCAACTGGAGACCAGCCGAGAGCTGTAACGTGCGACACGTCACGGCCAAGCGGCAAGAAAGCGCAACACCATCGGAGGCGGGCATTCGGGCGATGGATCCGGCCTGGTAAAATTCCGGCACCTGCCCTTTGCGACAGCTAGAAGTGACTGAAGCCCGCAAAGCGACCGTAGTCGACAGGTTGCCCGGCTTCCTCAAGCCGAATTCGGCCCTCACCTGCCCGGGCATGACCGATTTGCGTGACGGCACAGCCGGCAAGATGAGCAACCCGGCAGAAGGTACCAGAAACGTCTTCCGGCACCGCCATCAGGATTTCGTAATCGTCGCCACCGTTCAGGCACCGGGCAAAGTCCTCTGGTGACTTGATCTTGAGATGGGCGAGCGCCTGTGAAAGCGGCACCTGATCCAGGTCAATCGTGAGGTCCAACGCCGAAGCGCTGGCCATATGCGCGCAGTCGGCAAACAGGCCATCTGACACGTCCATGGCAGCCGAAGCATAATCGGTCACTGCCCCGGCAAGCCTCGTGCGCGGCCTCGGCAGCAGGTAACGGTCGAGAATATGGGCTTCTTCGCTCTCTGTCAGATCATGATCGCGGCAGAAGTCGGGATTGAGGCGCGCCTGAAGACCGGCAGCGGCGTCGCCAATGGTTCCGGTAACAAACAGAAGATCGCCCGGCCGTGCCCCGGACCGCCGAACTGCGCTGCCGGTTTCAACCTCGCCTATTGCCGTAATCGACACCTGCAGACCATTGCCGGAACGAACCGTGTCACCGCCCAGAAGATGGAAATCATAGGCCGCTTGGTCAGCCGCCAGGCCGTTGCAGAACCGCTCAAGCCAGTCGACCGTCCAGTCGGACGGCAACGACAGGCCCATCAGATAGCCACGCGGACGTGCGCCCTTCGCCGCAAGGTCGGAGAGGTTGACCCTCAGTGCCTTGGCGGCTATCGCTTCCGGTGCATCTTCAGCAAAGAAATGTATATCGGCCGCCAGCACGTCCTTGGTCAGAACGAGGTCATGGCCTTCCCGTGGTGTCAGCACCGCGGCATCGTCGGTCAGACCGAGGCTGCCCGGGTCTTTTGCCAAAGGGGCAAAGAAACGCCGGATCAGCTCGAATTCGCCTGGCCGGTCAGCGCCCATGATCAGGAGGCGCCGTCCGTTTTCTTTTCCTCGAGTTCGCCGCTGCGCAGTTCATGCGCAAGACGGTCGAGCACGCCGTTGACAAGGCCGGGCTCATCATCATCGAAGAAGGCCTTGGTGACGTCGATATACTCGGAAATGATCACCTTGGCCGGAACATCCTTGCGGCGCAGCAGCTCATAGGAGCCGGAGCGGAGGATAGCCCGCAGCAGGCTGTCGATACGCTTCAGGGGCCAGTCTTCGGCCAACGCAGTGTGAATGTAGGGATCCAGAAACTTCTGGTCCTCCACAACGCCGGCAAGGATCTGCTTGAACCATTGTTCGTCGGCTTCGCGGTACTGCGCACCGTCGATTTCCTTGCCGAGGCGAAAGGCAGTGAATTCGCTGACGACACTGGTCAGCGGCGCACCGCCGACGTCCATCTGATAAAGGGCCTGAACAGCAGCAAGGCGAGCCACGCCGCGTTTGTTTGCAGGGCGCACAGTTTTTCCAGCCGGTTTTTCCGGGTCGGCCTTTCCGGTCATTCTTCTTATACTCCAAGCCGCTCGCGCAGGGCGATCATGTCGAGGGCAGCACGGGCAGCCGCGCCGCCTTTGTCCTTGTCGTCCACCTTCGCGCGGGCCCATGCCTGCTCACCGTTTTCAACGGTCAGGATACCATTTCCGACAGCCAGATCCGCATCGACGATCAAATCCATGATCACCCGGTTCGATTCATTGGCAACAATATCGTAATGGGTGGTCTCGCCGCGAATGACGACACCCAGCAGAACGAAGCCGTCGTAAAGCTCGCCGTCGTTTTCCATTGCCGTCAGAGCCATGGACAGGGCAGCCGGAATTTCCAGGACACCCGGAACAGCGATCCGGTCATAGCTTGCGCCGGCAGCCTCAATGGTCTTGATCGCGCCTTCTGCGAGAGCATCGGCCAGATCTTCGTAGAAACGGGCTTCGATGATCAGAAGTTTCGGTGCAGCGCTCATGGGTTTTCGTTCCTATGTAAGGCCGCGACAGGAACCACGTCTGCCCCGGTTTGTCCAGTCTCATTCGTAAAGGACCACGATATCCCGGTGACGAGTTCGTCCCGTGGTTAAGGCGGTAAATGATATTAGCTCTTTTCGAAGGTGTTGGGACCGTCCCCTACCCGGTCTTGGAGAATTCCGCAAGACGGGCGGCGTAGCGGGCCATCATATCCACTTCCAGGTTGATCTTGTCACCGACCTGCCGATCAGACCAGGTCGTGACTTCGAGCGTATGCGGGATCAGGAAGACGGAGAAGAGCAACCCGTCGACCTCGTTCACCGTCAGGGACGTGCCATCGAGCGCAACCGAACCTTTCTTGGCAATAAAGGGGGCTGCTTCCGCCGGTGCTTCGAACTGGAAATAGACCGAATCCGGATGGTCTTCACGCTTTGTCACCGTTGCAAGTCCATCGACATGGCCAAGCACCAGGTGCCCGCCCAGCTCCGCACCCATCGTCAGCGAGCGTTCCAGATTGAGTTTCTGCCCCACTTTCCAGGATGCGACGTTGGTCAGCGCCAGGGTTTCGGCGGCCGATTCCACTTCAAACCAGTTGCCATTGGAGCCGTTGTCCTTGGCTGTCACCGTGTGGCAGACGCCAGAACAGGAAATCGAAGCCCCGATGTCGAAGCCATTCGTATCGTAGGCGGTGCGGATCCGCGTCCGCATTCCGGCAGGGATCTTGTCGATAGCGAGGATCTCGCCGAGGTCGGTCACAATTCCGGTGAACATGTCAGGCTCCGCGCCGTCTGAGATAAACAAAACTGTCCGGACCGAAACGGCCCGCATCGACCCGCTCGAATTTGGGGTCTTTGAGAACATCTGCAAGGTCAAGACCGTGCAGAGCAGGTATGCCGCCTTCGCCGATTACGATATCCCCGGTAACGACACAAAGATCATCCACAAGGTCCGCCGCCAGGAAAGACGACGCCAGACGGGAACCACCTTCAACCATCACCCGCGTTATGCCGCGTGTTGCCAGCGCACTCAGGATGACAGAGGGCTTGATGCCGGTTTCTTCAGCGGGCACCCGGATGACATTGACACCAGCAGCCGCCAGGTCCGCCAGCTTGTCAGCATCCGCCGCATTGCCACACACAAGCCAGACAGGCACGTCAACGCAGGTTTGCACCAGTTTGGAAGTCAATGGCAGCCGGGCACACCGGTCGATGATGACCCGCACAGGAGAGCGACCAGCGAGGCCTGGAAGTCTGCAGGTCAGTTGCGGGTCATCGGCAAGCGCCGTACCTGAACCGACCAGGATGGCGTCGCATTCGGCGCGAAACCCATGGACCTTGCGCATCGACAGGGCACCGGAGATCTTGACCTGACCTTCGCCTACCCGGCCGATAAATCCATCCCTGGAAACAGCTAGCTTCAGGAACACCACCGGACGCTGTTTCAGTTGCCTGTAGGTGAACCCTCGGTACAGCGCATGCATGGCCTTTTCGCGCACACCCACTTCCACCTCGATGCCCGCATCGCGCAGCATGGCGACACCACGACCAGCGACACGCGGGTTCGGGTCCAGCATGCCGACGACCACGCGTTTCACGCCCGCCTCGATCAGAGCCTTGGCGCAAGGCGGGGTTCGGCCGTAGTGAGAACATGGCTCCAGGGTGACGTAACAGGTCGCCCCTTTCGCCCTGTCCCCTGCCTGGTTCAAGGCATTGACTTCCGCATGCGCCATGCCGGGACGGGACGTGACGCCTCTGCCCACGAGAACAGCGGCACCTGCGTCGAAACGGACGATGAGCGCAGCCACGGAAGGATTGGGCCACACACGGCCGAGACCACGACGGGCAAGGCGTTCGGCGGCCGCCATGAAACGGGCATCAAGATTGGAAAGCTCGGACATCAAGAACCGGATACTGCAGGTCAGGAGTTTTTGAGCGGCTGTCCGTCCGGATCGCTCAGCTCATCCAGAAGGGCTTCGAAATCCTTTGCCTCGCGGAAGTTCTTGTAAACGGAGGCAAAGCGGACATAGGCAACGTCATCGATGCCCTTCAGGCCTTCCATGACGTGGTTGCCGATGGTTTCCGCGGTGATTTCGGTTTCGCCCGAACTTTCGAGCTGGCGAACGATGCCGGAGACCATGCGTTCGATCTTGTCAGGATCCACGGGACGCTTGCGCACCGCGATCTGCACGGACCGCATCAGTTTTTCCCTGTCGAAGGGAACGCGGCGCCCGGAGCGTTTGAGCACCAGGAGTTCGCGAAGCTGCACGCGCTCGAAGGTGGTGAACCGGCCGCCGCAGGTATTGCAGATCCTGCGGCGGCGGATGGCTGTATTGTCCTCGGTCGGGCGGGAATCCTTGACCTGGGTTTCCTCACCCCCGCAAAACGGACATCTCATGTCTTAAAGCTCCTGAGCGAGCCCGCGATTAGCCCCCGTAGATCGGGAACCGGGCCGTCAGTGCTTCTACCTTGGCTTTGACCGCCGCTTCAACTGCCGCGTTGCCCTCTTCACTGTTTGCGGCCTTCAAACCGTCCAACACTTCCGTGATCAGCAGACCGACTTCGCGGAATTCCGCAACACCGAAGCCGCGTGTGGTCGCTGCCGGGGTGCCGAGACGAACGCCAGACGTGACAAACGGCTTTTCCGGGTCGAACGGGATACCGTTCTTGTTGCAGGTGATGTTGGCGCGGCCGAGAGATTTTTCAGCCACCTTGCCGGTGGCGTTTTTCGGACGCAGATCCACCAGCATCAGGTGGTTGTCGGTGCCGCCGGAAACGATATCCAGACCCTGCTCCTTCAGGACTTCAGCCAGAACCTTGGCATTTTCCTGAACGGCGCGGGCATAAGCCTTGAATTCCGGCTGCAGTGCTTCCTTGAAGGCAACGGCCTTGGCAGCAATGACGTGCATCAGCGGGCCACCCTGAAGACCCGGGAAGACGGCCGAATTGATCTTCTTGGCGATCGCTTCGTCGTTGCTCAGGATCATGCCGCCGCGCGGACCGCGCAGGGACTTGTGGGTGGTGGTGGTGACGACATGGGCGTGCGGAACCGGCGACGGGTGGACCCCACCTGCAACCAGACCGGCGATATGCGCCATGTCGACCATGAGATAGGCACCAATGCTGTCGGCGATTTCGCGGAACCGCTTCCAGTCCCAGATACGGGAATAGGCGGTGCCGCCGGCCAGGATCAGCTTGGGCTTGTGTTCGTTGGCAAGGCGCTCGACCTCATCCATGTCGAGAAGATGGTCGTCCTCACGCACGCCATAGGAGACGACGTTGAACCACTTGCCGGACATGTTCACCGGAGAACCGTGGGTCAGGTGACCACCGGAGTTGAGATCCAGGCCCATGAAGGTGTCACCAGGCTGCAGAAGAGCCAGGAACACTGCCTGGTTCATCTGGCTGCCGGAGTTCGGCTGAACGTTGGCAAACTGGCAGCCGAACAGTTCCTTCGCGCGCTCGATTGCCAGCGTTTCGGCAATGTCGGCGAACTCACAACCGCCATAGTAGCGCTTGCCCGGATAACCTTCGGCATATTTGTTGGTGAAGATCGAGCCCTGTGCTTCCAGCACTGCGCGGGAAACGATGTTTTCCGAAGCAATCAGCTCGATTTCATGCTGCTGACGGCCGAGTTCCTTGCCGATCGTGTCGAAGATATCCGGATCGGCTTCAGCAAGGCTGCGGGTGAAGAAACCGGACTGCAGGGACTGATCGGAGCTTTCCATCAAAGACATAGCGCCATCCTTGTGTTCTTTTGATAGATCAGGAGCATCGGCGGCCAATGTCCGGAAGGACGCTTTCGACCGTCATGCCTGTGTGAGGCGAGGAATTAACACACCCCCCGACCAGAACCAAGGGGCATACCGACGCGTCCAGTTTGGAAAACGACACAGCTGCCAAATCTTGAACGAAACAAGTTTTCGCAACCTTGGGCCAAATCTAAACTGACAACCCAACAAGTTACACTTGCAACAGATCCGACCTTCAGCGCCGATCATTTGACCGGCACCAAAACAATACCCGGGCACAATTCAAATCTGCTCTCGCAAACCGATCTGGTGCGCCGTTCTTCTCAAAACGATTTAAATTGCTTGTTGTTTTATCGAAACCTGTTGCGGAAGCAGAGACTTAAGACAAACCATCAATAAAGGGTCGGGTCAGGTCTGTTCTGCGCAGCCAAGCCTTCCTGTTCAAGGCGGCGGCGAAGTTTTCGAACGGCAATCCGCTTCAGATCTTCCTGAGCTGCAGAAGCTGGCCCGAAGACCGACACTTCAAAACCGGTCGCCGCGTCAATGGCAGTGACCTTGACCTGCTGACCGATCGGCCGAAACTCAAGATAAATTTCACCAGGCCGCTCTTCGCGACTCATTGCCGTTCTCCTGATCCAGCACCCCGTTGTCGAACAAGCATGCGAATGGAGCTAGAATCCATGAAACGCCGGCCTGATCAAGGCCGACGTTTCTGGACAGGAAACAATTGTTTGACGCTTGGCGACACCTACAGGCGTGCTTGCTCACCCGTTCCGTAGAGATCGTCGCGGTCGTAGATATCATCGCGGAAATGCACCACACCGTCGGCATTTGCCCAGGCGGTGATGTAGGTGAGATAAAGCGGAATCTGCGACTTCAGTTTCACGTCTTCACGATCACCGGTGCGGATGACACCATCGACGCGCCCCCGATCCCAGTCAGGAGTTGTCGACTGCAACAGCCAGGTCACCAGCTCTCGCACATTCTGTACGCGCACGCAGCCCGAAGAATGGAACCGGTTGGCTTCGCCAAACAGGGTCTTGGACGGCGTATCGTGCAGATAGACCTGGTGTTTGTTGTGGAAGTTGATGCGCACCGACCCGAGCGAGTTTTCCGAGCCCGGATCCTGGGTGAAGCGATACTGGGTCGCCTCATCCGTGTTCCAGTCGATCTGTTGCCAGTTCAGCTCGTTGTTGCTCCAGTCGAAGATGCGGATATTGTTTTTCGCAAGATACTGCGGATCCTCTTTCATCTTCGGGATCAGGTCCTTGCGGATGATCGACTTCGGCACCGTCCAGTACGGATTGAAGTTCAACTCGTAGATCTTGCTGTTGAGAATCGGCGTCTGGCGGTCGATCTTGCCCACAACGGCCGTGTGGCGCGAACGGACCATGCCGTTTTCAACAGCCTCGATCTCTGCTGCCGGAATGTTGACCATCACATAGCGGTCGCCTAGGAAACCGGACATGGACCGCATACGGATCATGTTGGTTTCGAGCTGGCGCAGACGTACGTCGGCCGAAATGTTCAGCGCAGTCACGGTGCCGTCGCCCATCACACCGTCCGGAATAAGACCGTGACGAAGCTGAAAACGACGCAGACCTGCATCCACGTAAGAATCGAAGGTGTCGGAGAGGCCTGCCTGCTGTTCAAGATCGCCGGAAACGATCAAGCGGCGGCGAAGTTCCACGACGCGCGGATCCTTGGCACCGATGCGAAGCGCCTTGCCACCAGCAGACACTGTTCCCCAGCCACCGGCCTGGACAATGCGCTGATAACGATCGATCGCTGCTGCGATATAGTCGGCCGTCTGCGGTGACAACGTCGGAGCAGAGGATTTCACTTCCGTGATGTGATCCGTCGCGATGTCAAAGTTATCCGCCCATTCAACCTGCTGGTTCTGTGCGAATGTCATCGGGGCCGTCTGTGCCTGCGCACCGGATGCGATCATGACTGGAGTCACCACGCCCAGCATCATCATGCTCTTGAGCGTTTTTCCAGCAGTCCACTTCCAGTGACGCTTTATCCCGAACGGTCCGGATAAAAGGTTCATCGCCGACCCCATGTTGCAGCGCCATTCGGCGCAAATGTTCTTCAAATACGCGGGGTTGAGACCAACAAAACAGGCCACCCCGGCGGTTCCTGCTCCCAGTCCTAACGGAAGGGAGTTAACAAATCGCTTGATTTTTTAACCATCTCGGATTCAGGAGCACTGCACAAAGCCATTCCAATGTGACCACAAGATGTCAACTTTGCCTCAGCAGTTAAAACTGCCTGCACCATAGCTTTGTTTCTCCGCCGTTCGAGAATTCTGGCTGTGCAAATTTGCGTGAGGTCGGCAACTTGAGGCTGAAAAACAGAAAGCACCGCCCAATGGGCGGTGCCTTGTCATCTGAATGTTCTGCGAATGTCTTACAGGCGGTAAAGGATCTGGTCGGTCCAGAACCGCTCCAGACGGCGCAGGGACTTGTTCAGTGCCACAAAGTCCTGCGGACCGATTTCGCCGACCTGTTCCACGGACAGCATGTGACGCTCGTAAAGATCGTTCACGATCTTGGCCACTTCCCGTCCCTTTTCCGTCAGGCTGACACGGACAGACCTGCGGTCCATACGCGAACGCTGATGGTGGATGTAACCGGTCTCGACCAGCTTCTTCAGGTTGTAGGAGACATTCGACCCCAGGTAGTAACCGCGTGTCCGCAGTTCACCGGCGGTCAGTTCGCTGTCGCCGATGTTGAACAGCAGCAGTGCCTGCACGCTGTTTACGTCGGACCGGCCCATGCGGTCGAATTCGTCCTTGATGACGTCGAGCAGACGCCGATGCAGTCGCTCAACGAGCGTAAGAGCCTCTAGGTAAAGCGGCTTGATCTCAAGCTCTTCCCCTTCACTCTGTGCAACAGCGTCGACTGCCCTACTTGCGGTGATCATGTGATTGCGCCTCTTTTAGTACCTGTCGTTGGACGGATATTTTTCCCGCCTTGTTTCGCAATCTAACCGAGCGATTCTAAAATCCGCTTAAGAGACACGCTGAATCATCCGTTAACTTCCAAGGGGCGTTTTAGACTTCCCTTTAACAAGTTGTTTACGATGTTCCGCGGAGGAACTTCACAATCCCTGAGAAATCCTGGGCTTCGCCACCTGAATTGCAGAACAGCGAGTAGAGAGCTGCCGCTTCCGCGCCCAACGGCGTTGCCGCGCCGGCCGAATTTGCTGCTTCCTGAGCAAGTTTCAGATCCTTGAGCATCATCGCGGCTGCAAACCCAGGTTGATAATCCCGGTTCGCAGGAGACGACGGCAGCGGTCCCGGCACCGGGCAGTAGGATGTCAGGGACCAGCACTGACCAGACGCCGTCGAGGAGATGTCAAACAACTTCTGCTTGTCCAGACCAAGCTTCTCGGCGAGCACAAATGCCTCCGATACGGCGATCATGGAAATGCCGAGGATCATGTTGTTGCAGATCTTCGCCGCCTGACCGGTTCCGGCGTCGCCTGCATGCACGATGGTCTTGCCCATGATGTCGAGATAGGTTTTCGCCGCTTCGAATGCCTCGGCGGATCCACCGACCATGAAGGTCAGCGTTCCACCCGCTGCGCCGGCAACACCGCCGGAGACCGGCGCGTCGACCATTTTCATGCCCCTGGCCTCTGCCGCAGCGCTGACCGCACGGGCGCTGTCGACGTCGATAGTCGAGGAATCGATCATGAGAGTGCCGGGCTTGGCGTTGTCGAGAATACCGCCCTCGCCTTCATAGATCTGGCGGACATGCTTTCCGGCGGGCAGCATGGTGACGATCACGTCGGCAGCAGCAGCCAGGTCAGCGACACTAGCTGCCTTTTCACCACCCTCCGCTTCGTGTGCTGCCATGGCCGCATCGGACAGATCAAAGCCGAGTACCTTGTGCCCTGCCTTGACGAGATTGATCGCCATCGGTCCGCCCATGTTGCCAAGACCGATAAATCCGATAGTGCTCATGATGGTTTCCTCCCAAAGAGATTTCATGTTGATTTTGAATCTGTTGGCTGGCCGTCTTGAACTGCCTTTCCAGGCACTTCAAAAACTGATTCAACCGCTGTCAGCCGGCATTGGCCTTATTTTCCCTGTCCATCAGGAAGGCTAGTCCGGCATAAATTGCGATTGTCAGCAGGTAGAAGGCGATTTCATATGGCCGGCGGCCGTAGAGATCGGAAAAGGCTGTGTGCATGACGATCTGGCAGAAGCAGCGGAAAATCCACATCACCGTGCCCCAGGACACGGTCAGCCAGAGGCCGGTCGCGGCCACCAAATCCAGGACGGCAAAAAAGACGATGGCTCCCTGCAGCGCCACGGGCATGTCCCAGAACCATAATCCACGCCATTCGACGATGCCGATAATGCGGGCCCAGTAGATGACGCCGCCGCCGATGAGAATGATCGCAATGCCGCGCAGATACCAGATCAGCAGCGTGCTCCAGGGTGGGCGGGAATCGATCAGGTCCTGAAAGCTGGTAATCATGTGCTGTCCGGGTCAGGTTGAGCTCAGCTGAGCGGCAGATCTCCGTCAGCAGGTTCCTCGAAATACGACGCCAGCTCGGCGCTGTCCACTTGGCCAAACTGGGCAGGCGACCATTTTGGCGCCTGATCCTTGTCGACCAGCACAGCACGAATGCCTTCGTAGAACTCCGTCCCCTTCAAAATGCGCGAGACGATGCGATATTCAAGCTTCATGCATTCATTGAAGGAAAGCTTGCGGCCTCGCTTCATTTGCTCGAAAGCAACCAGAACGCTTGTTGGTGATTTTTGCCGGATGGCGGCCGCG includes these proteins:
- the ribD gene encoding bifunctional diaminohydroxyphosphoribosylaminopyrimidine deaminase/5-amino-6-(5-phosphoribosylamino)uracil reductase RibD, encoding MSELSNLDARFMAAAERLARRGLGRVWPNPSVAALIVRFDAGAAVLVGRGVTSRPGMAHAEVNALNQAGDRAKGATCYVTLEPCSHYGRTPPCAKALIEAGVKRVVVGMLDPNPRVAGRGVAMLRDAGIEVEVGVREKAMHALYRGFTYRQLKQRPVVFLKLAVSRDGFIGRVGEGQVKISGALSMRKVHGFRAECDAILVGSGTALADDPQLTCRLPGLAGRSPVRVIIDRCARLPLTSKLVQTCVDVPVWLVCGNAADADKLADLAAAGVNVIRVPAEETGIKPSVILSALATRGITRVMVEGGSRLASSFLAADLVDDLCVVTGDIVIGEGGIPALHGLDLADVLKDPKFERVDAGRFGPDSFVYLRRRGA
- the nrdR gene encoding transcriptional regulator NrdR — its product is MRCPFCGGEETQVKDSRPTEDNTAIRRRRICNTCGGRFTTFERVQLRELLVLKRSGRRVPFDREKLMRSVQIAVRKRPVDPDKIERMVSGIVRQLESSGETEITAETIGNHVMEGLKGIDDVAYVRFASVYKNFREAKDFEALLDELSDPDGQPLKNS
- the glyA gene encoding serine hydroxymethyltransferase encodes the protein MSLMESSDQSLQSGFFTRSLAEADPDIFDTIGKELGRQQHEIELIASENIVSRAVLEAQGSIFTNKYAEGYPGKRYYGGCEFADIAETLAIERAKELFGCQFANVQPNSGSQMNQAVFLALLQPGDTFMGLDLNSGGHLTHGSPVNMSGKWFNVVSYGVREDDHLLDMDEVERLANEHKPKLILAGGTAYSRIWDWKRFREIADSIGAYLMVDMAHIAGLVAGGVHPSPVPHAHVVTTTTHKSLRGPRGGMILSNDEAIAKKINSAVFPGLQGGPLMHVIAAKAVAFKEALQPEFKAYARAVQENAKVLAEVLKEQGLDIVSGGTDNHLMLVDLRPKNATGKVAEKSLGRANITCNKNGIPFDPEKPFVTSGVRLGTPAATTRGFGVAEFREVGLLITEVLDGLKAANSEEGNAAVEAAVKAKVEALTARFPIYGG
- a CDS encoding L,D-transpeptidase family protein, whose translation is MNLLSGPFGIKRHWKWTAGKTLKSMMMLGVVTPVMIASGAQAQTAPMTFAQNQQVEWADNFDIATDHITEVKSSAPTLSPQTADYIAAAIDRYQRIVQAGGWGTVSAGGKALRIGAKDPRVVELRRRLIVSGDLEQQAGLSDTFDSYVDAGLRRFQLRHGLIPDGVMGDGTVTALNISADVRLRQLETNMIRMRSMSGFLGDRYVMVNIPAAEIEAVENGMVRSRHTAVVGKIDRQTPILNSKIYELNFNPYWTVPKSIIRKDLIPKMKEDPQYLAKNNIRIFDWSNNELNWQQIDWNTDEATQYRFTQDPGSENSLGSVRINFHNKHQVYLHDTPSKTLFGEANRFHSSGCVRVQNVRELVTWLLQSTTPDWDRGRVDGVIRTGDREDVKLKSQIPLYLTYITAWANADGVVHFRDDIYDRDDLYGTGEQARL
- the nusB gene encoding transcription antitermination factor NusB yields the protein MTGKADPEKPAGKTVRPANKRGVARLAAVQALYQMDVGGAPLTSVVSEFTAFRLGKEIDGAQYREADEQWFKQILAGVVEDQKFLDPYIHTALAEDWPLKRIDSLLRAILRSGSYELLRRKDVPAKVIISEYIDVTKAFFDDDEPGLVNGVLDRLAHELRSGELEEKKTDGAS
- a CDS encoding riboflavin synthase, with the protein product MFTGIVTDLGEILAIDKIPAGMRTRIRTAYDTNGFDIGASISCSGVCHTVTAKDNGSNGNWFEVESAAETLALTNVASWKVGQKLNLERSLTMGAELGGHLVLGHVDGLATVTKREDHPDSVYFQFEAPAEAAPFIAKKGSVALDGTSLTVNEVDGLLFSVFLIPHTLEVTTWSDRQVGDKINLEVDMMARYAARLAEFSKTG
- the thiL gene encoding thiamine-phosphate kinase; translated protein: MGADRPGEFELIRRFFAPLAKDPGSLGLTDDAAVLTPREGHDLVLTKDVLAADIHFFAEDAPEAIAAKALRVNLSDLAAKGARPRGYLMGLSLPSDWTVDWLERFCNGLAADQAAYDFHLLGGDTVRSGNGLQVSITAIGEVETGSAVRRSGARPGDLLFVTGTIGDAAAGLQARLNPDFCRDHDLTESEEAHILDRYLLPRPRTRLAGAVTDYASAAMDVSDGLFADCAHMASASALDLTIDLDQVPLSQALAHLKIKSPEDFARCLNGGDDYEILMAVPEDVSGTFCRVAHLAGCAVTQIGHARAGEGRIRLEEAGQPVDYGRFAGFSHF
- a CDS encoding MFS transporter → MTVTTPDSFVDDSLAKRNALLLALAQAIGGASASIVIATAPLVGYSMLDTDKSLATLPVSAMVLGTAFGTIPAGMIMRRYGRRTGFMGAALLGAIAGLLAAFAVFQDEFLMFALGCCISGFAGAFVQQYRFAAADTASDAFKPKAISWVLAGGVLAGVVGPQTVIATKDLFSPILFAGTYLAQAGLSLIAFFLVAFLRIPKPQRHSHTQAGGRPLRQIMSQRRFIVAAACGICSYALMSMVMTATPLAMIGCGLSQNDATLGIQWHVLAMFGPSFFTGNLIGRFGKERIVSIGLLLLAGCSVVALMGVDLANFWIALILLGLGWNFGFIGATAMLTDTYRPEERNLVQAVNDFLVFGFVAAASFSSGALLNVYGWNTVTLLVFPFVVLCIGLLIWLAVAERRADTTA
- the ribH gene encoding 6,7-dimethyl-8-ribityllumazine synthase, with amino-acid sequence MSAAPKLLIIEARFYEDLADALAEGAIKTIEAAGASYDRIAVPGVLEIPAALSMALTAMENDGELYDGFVLLGVVIRGETTHYDIVANESNRVIMDLIVDADLAVGNGILTVENGEQAWARAKVDDKDKGGAAARAALDMIALRERLGV
- a CDS encoding DUF6898 family protein gives rise to the protein MSREERPGEIYLEFRPIGQQVKVTAIDAATGFEVSVFGPASAAQEDLKRIAVRKLRRRLEQEGLAAQNRPDPTLY